CGACGGTGAGGGCCGGCCGCGCCCCGTAGACGAGCTGGGTGAAGATGTCGCGGCCGACATTGGTGGTGCCGAGGAGAAACGTCCCGCCGGGGGGTTGGTTCGACATCAGCTGGTCGCCCTGCATGATGGTCTGCTGGGGGTCGAACGATGAGAGCAGCGGCGCCGCCATCGCAACCGCGATGAACAAGGCGTACAGGCAGACGCCGGCGAGGGCGAACCGGTCGTGCTGCAGCACCCCCCACGTGTTCCCCATCGCGCGCCGCCAGCCGGCGAGCCGGGGGACGAGGGGCCGGGGGAGCGCCTGAGCGCTACCGCTTCGCATAGGAGACCCGAGGGTCGAGCCACGTGTAGACGAGATCGGCCGCCAGGTTCATCAAAATTGCCACCGCGGCGATGAGGAGAAACGCGCCCTGCGCCAGGGGGTAATCCTTGGCCGCGACCGCCTTGACGAGGAGCCGTCCCAGCCCCGGCCAGCTGAACACGTTCTCCACCACGACATCCCCCCCCAAGCTGTAGCCGACGACCAGCGCGAACGCGGTCACGACCGGCAACAGCGCGTTGCGCGCCGCGTGGCGCAGGAGGATCCGTCGCTCCGGCAGCCCCTTCATCCGGGCCATGACGACGAATTCCTCCTCCATCACATCCAGCATGTTGCTGCGCATCAGGAGGAGGGGAAGCCCCTGGAGGTATACCACGAGGGTCACCAGGGGGAGCGTGAGGTGGCGCAGGAAGGCGGGGCTGGTGAGCTGCTGCCACAGCGAGGTGTAGGCCGCCCCCGCGTCCGCGGTGCCGGACGACGGGAACCAGGAAAAGGTAAACGAGAAGACCGCCAGCAGGATCATGCCCACCCAGAACTCCGGCGCCGCCCGCAGGGCGAGGGCCACGGGGATGCCCACCGATTCCACAGCGGTCGCCCGCTTCCAGGCGAGGAAGGCTCCCGAGATCGTGCCGAGCACGAACGCGATGATGACCGCCCCAAGCGTGAGGATCAGCGTGTTCGGCAGCATCTGCCAGACGAGTTGGGAGACCGAGGTCCGGTAGAAGAACGACACGCCCAGATCCCCCGTGGCGGAGGCCTTCAGGAAGATCAGGTATTGCTGCCACAGCGGCAGGTCCAGGCCGAACTCGTGGATGAGCGCCCGCTGCTGCTCCATCGTGAAAGTCGGATCGATGTAGGCGACCAGCGGGTTCCCCGGCATCAGGCGAAAGATCAAGAAGAGGATCGTCGCGATCACCCAGAGCACGAGCAGCATCTGGGCCAGGCGTTGGGCGATCCAGCGGGTCGAGGAGCGCTTCATGCGCGTAGTCCCCACGCCCGGCGGCACCACGGCCGCCGGGCGTGGGAGTGGCTACCGGGTGACGTTGTTACCGGGCGACGTCCAGCGTCTCGGACTTGTTCGCCGGGTAGAGTAGGTGTCCCTGAGCGTCCCATTCGTACCCGGCCTTCTTCAGCAGGTCCCTGGCGGCCTGGATGTTGTGCGGGTACTGGGGTAGACCGGGTGCGTGCCAGTACTCCAGGGCCTTGCTGACCGGGGAGTCGGCCAACTCGCCGTAGCCCTTGAAGGCCACCAGGCGGATCATCGTCCGATCGATGGCCATGGTGAGGGCTTGGCGGAAGGTCACGTCATTGAACGGCGGGCGCCGCTCGTTGTAACCGATGAACTGGAAGCCGATGTCCGTCGACGCCACCACGGTGATCTTGGGGTCCTGGCGGCTCAACCGGCTGAGGACCATCGGATCTCCCAGGTAGTCGGAGAGGAAGTTGATCTCGCCGTTTCGGAGGCCGCCCAGCGAGGCCTCCACGTTCGAGACGGTGCGGAGGATCCACCGGTGCATCTTCGGCGCCGCCCAATGGTCGGGGTTGGCCTCCAGCACCACTTCCTGATTCTTCGTCCAGGACACGAACTTGAACGGGCCCGAGCCGATCGGTGTCTTCTCCTGGAGGAACTCGGCGTTGTCTTTCTTCCCCTCCAGGCTCTGCAGCATCGGGGCCCAGACGTGCTGCGGGATCAGGTTCACCTTCCCGAGGGTGGAGGTGACGAAGGACGCCGCGGGTTTCTCCAAGGTGAACCGGAGCGTCGTGGGGTTGACCTTCTTGATGTCGGCGATGTTGGCGACGAACGGCTTGTACATCGGGACCTTATCGCCCTTCGGCGCGATGAAGGAGAAGATGACGTCATCGGCCGTCACCGGCGCCCCGTCGTGCCACTTCATCCCCGGCCGCAGCGTGACATCGATCGTGGTCGGGCTGACCCACTTGAAGGCGCTGGCGGCCCAAGGCCGGGGCAGTCCGTCCGGCCCGATCCGCACCAGGCGGTCCCAGATCAGCTCGGTGATCCACGAATCCACCTTGCCGCTGATGTACAGTGGGTTGATGGCCTTGACTGGATCTTGGGCGTTGAGGACCATGTCCTTCTGGGTGCCCTTGGGCGTGGCCTGGTCGAACGTCCAGAAGTTCTTGATCCCGATCCCTTTCTGATCGACGATCGTTTTCGGATCCCACACCTGATTGTTGTAGGCGTAGAGGGACTTCGGGTTCACCAGGAGCGTGTACGGCTGTTCCTCGGCCAGCTTCTGCTGGGCCTTGTCGATGAGCGTGCGGCGCGCTTTGGTGTCGGTCGCCACGCGCTGCTCCTGCGCCAGCGAATCGTACTGGGGATCGGTAAACCCGACGAAGTTGTACCCGTCCTTGGCGGTGCTTGACGAGAACAGGTTGAACAGGACCTCATCCGGATCGGAACGTTCCGGGCGGCCGACCATCTGCCAGGTGGTCATGTCCCACTTCTCGCGGCTGTACCAGACGTAGTCGGACAGCTGCTCCCACGGCATGGGCCGCACCGTGACCTTGAGCCCGAGTTGGCGCATCCCCTCGGCGGCGATCCGGGCGGACTCGTACTGCTGGGGGTCCTGCGCCTGGGGCCAGGTGACCAGCACCAGTTCACGGATCTGACGGTTGGCCTGCGCGTTCGTGGGGGACACCGCCATGCCCCCGAGAAGCGCTCCGATGACAAAGAGCACGAGGCCTTGCATGAACCTGTGGTTACCCATGACGCCCTCCTCTAAGTTGTCCGAGAACCGTGGGGTAGAACAACCGGGTACGACGGTACACGATTTACACATCGTCCCCGCTGGATCCTGCGCCGCTCCCGGGCGGGGGGGAGGGGTCCCCCGCGGCGGGGGCCGGCGGCCCTCCCCGGGGAGGGAGGAGCCTGGCGGCCGGCGGCATATTCTGAGGGTGGAACATTCCATGGTCAGCGGATTCTTCGGGTTTGCGGCGCGCCGGGTGGTGTCGGCGATTCCCACGCTCTTTGGGGTGACCGTGATCGTGTTCTTCATGGTGCGCGCCCTCCCCGGCGATCCGGCGCGGCTGCTGGCCGGGGTGCTGGCGACCGACGACGAAGTTCGCCATCTCCGGATACAGTTGGGTTTGACCCGCCCGGTGGTCGTGCAGTACGAACTGTTCTTGGACCACGTGGTGCACGGCGACCTCGGCAAGTCCATTAGGACCCAGGCTCCGGTCGTCGACGAGATCGCGAGCCGGCTGCCGCAAACGGCGATCCTCGCCGCCACGGCGACGGTGGTGGCCGGCGTGCTGGGGGTGGCGTCCGGGATCCTCGTCAGCACGCGGAAGTACACATCGCTCGACTATCTGGTGACGGTCCTGGCGCTCGCGGGCGTGAGTATCCCGGTCTATTGGTTGGGATTGATGCTGATGCTCGTCTTTGCGGTGTTCCTGCACCTGGTGCCGGCGGGCGGAGCGAACGGGCCGCTGAGCCTCATCCTGCCGTCGATCACCCTCGCCGCGTTCAGCATCGCGATCATCGAGCGGATGACGCGGAGCAGCATGCTCGAAACCCTCCAGCAGGACTTTGTGCGCACGGCCCGGGCGAAGGGGCTGCGGAACCGTGTCGTCGTCTACCGCCACGCCCTCCGCAACGCCTTGATCCCGGTGGTCACGGTGCTGGGACTCCAATTCGGCGCGCTGCTCGGCGGAGCGATTCTCACCGAGACCACGTTCGCCTGGCCCGGGATCGGCCGGCTGCTCGTGGACGCCATCGCCGCCCGAGATTACCCGATCATTCAGGGCGTGGTCCTGCTGTTTGCCGTCACGTTCATGGTGGTGAATCTCTTGGTGGACATCCTCTATGGCTACATCGATCCCCGCATCAAGTACGGCTAGGGCCGCGCGGGACCGGTCGTTCAGCCACCCGCTCGAGGTCATCGGGCGGCTGGGGCGAAATCGGATTGCCCTCGCCGGCCTCGTGATCCTCGTCGTCATGCTGGGGGCCTCCGCCCTTGCGGGTGTGATCCTTCCCTACGGCCCCGACACCGCGGACCTGACGGCGACGTTGCACCCCCCCACCTGGGCCCATCCCTTCGGCACCGACCAGCTGGGGCGGGACATCATGACCCGGGTCGTCTACGGGGGACGGATCTCGCTGGTGATCGGGGTTCTCGCCGTCGCGCTGAGCGCGGCGATCGGCGTGCCGCTGGGCATCCTCTCGGGGTTTTACGCCGGCGCGATCGACACCGTGATCCAGCGGATCGTCGATGTGATGCTGGCGTTTCCGGGGTTCCTGCTCGCCTTGACGTTGATCAGCGTGCTGGGGGTCGGGCTGATCAACGTGGTCATCAGCGTCGGCATCGCCTCGGTGCCGATCTACGTCCGGCTGGTCCGCGGGGTGGCGCTGACCATCCGCGAGATGACGTACGTGGAGTCGGCGAGGGCGCTCGGCCAGCGCGACCGCCTGATCATGTTCCGCCACGTGCTCCCGAACGCCGCCCCTCCGATCGTGGTGCAGTCCTCGTTGCAGCTGGGGGCCGCGATCCTCACCGCCGCCGGGCTCGGCTTTCTCGGGCTGGGGGTCAAGCCGCCCACCCCAGAGTGGGGTACGATGCTGGGCGAGGCGCAGACCTATCTGCTCTCATCGTGGTTCATCGCCCCCTTCCCCGGGCTGGCGATCTTCCTCGCGGTGATGGCCTTCAATCTGCTCGGCGACGGGCTGCGCGACGCGCTCGATCCGCGGATGAAGGTGCTCTGATCTCCGCACGGTGGTCGTCGGGCGGAGACCGCCTACCCGCCGCGGCCGCCCAGCGATCCTTCCAGGCGGGACTTGGCGCGCGGCCACTCCTCGCGCAGGATGCTGAAGTACACCGAGTCCCGCAGGTGCCCATCGGGCATGATCCGATGGTGCCGCAGGACGCCCTCGCGCACGCCGCCGATTCGTTCGATCGCCTGTTGGGAGCGGACGTTGCGGAGATCGGTCTTCAGTTGGACCCGGATCGCCTCGAGGGTTTCGAAGCAGTGCTGGAGCAGCAGGTATTTGCACTCGGTGTTGATGGACGTGCGCCACACGTCCGGCGATAACCACGTCCATCCGATTTCGATCCCTCGGTGCGCCGGCGTGATCTCCAAGAAGCGGGTGCTGCCGACGACCCGGGCCGCCGGCCGATCGACGATCACGAAGGGCAGTTCGCTCCCACCCTCACGGGCGTGCAGCGCCTCGCGCACCAGCCGGCGCATGTCGTCGATCGTCCGGATCCGCATCGGCATGTAAGTCCAGATCTCATCGCTCCGCCCGGCGTCGAAGAGCGGCTCCGCGTGCGCAGGCTCCATGGGGATGAGCGTGACCCGGGTTCCGGTCAGGGTGACGGGGTGGACGTCCAAGACGGTTTCCCTCGCTTCGGGGTTCGCCGATGCCGGTGATACTCTTCTGCGTCCGTCTCCTTCCGCCCCCTCCTCGGGAGATCGGCCGCGCCGCGGCGCATTGACACGCCGATGTCCCGCGTGCCAATATGGGACCGGCAATCGAACAGAGGTTCGGTATCAAGAGAATCCAGAGGGCTCCTGATGCCTTCGCCTGAACGCCTCATCGTTCACGTGGACATGGACGCGTTCTATGCCTCGATCGAGGTGCGGGACAACCCGCACTATCGGGGCCTCCCCGTGGTGGTGGGCGGGGCCCCGGGCGGGCGCGGGGTCGTTGCCGCCGCCTCCTACGAAGCCCGCCGGTACGGGATTAAATCGGCCATGCCGTCGCGCGAGGCGTTTGCGCGCTGCCCGCAGGCCCTGTTCCTTTCCATGGATATGGCCAAGTACCGAGCGGTTTCCGACCAGCTCTTCGAAATTCTCGACACCTTCACCCCCCGGGTCGAACGGATGTCGATCGATGAGGCGTTCCTTGATCTGACAGGATGTCCGGCGCTGCGTGAGGGCGAGGCGGACCCCCGCGGCGCGCCCCTGGCGACCGCGCGGACGATCAAAGCCCGGATCGGCGAGGCGCTGCGCCTCCCCGTCTCCGTCGGCGCGGCGCCCAATAAATTTCTGGCCAAGCTAGCCGCCGAACTCGCCAAGCCCGACGGCGCTCGGGCGATTCGGGCGGAGGAGGCGGAGGGGGTGCTCGCGCCGTTGCCGGTCACCGTGCTGTTGGGCGTTGGCGCGCAGACCCGTCAGCGGCTGGGGGCCATCGGGATTCACACCGTCGGCGACCTCCAACGAACCCCCACCTCGGTTCTGCGCGCGTCCATCGGGGTGTCGGCCGAATACCTGGCTCAGCTGAGCCGCGGGGTCGATGACCGCCGGGTCGAGGTCTCGCGGGAGACCAAGTCCGTGGGGCGGGAGACCACCTTCGAGGAGGACACCGCCAGCCGAGAGGTGCTCGATCGCACCCTCGGGATGCTCGCGGAGGACGTGGGGCGGGCCCTCCGCGGCGAGGGGCTCGGGGGGCGAACCGTCACGCTGAAGGTGCGCTACGACAACTTCCGCACGCTGACGCGGAACCTGACGCTGCCGGCGCAGACCCAGTCCGGCGCGGTGGTGTATCGCGCCGCCGTGGGCCTGCTCGACCGCCTGGGGCCGCTTCCCCGGGCGGTGCGGCTCATCGGGGTCACCGTGTCCTCGTTGGCCCGGGCCGACCTCGCGCAGGTATCGCTGTTCGGCGAGGACGACCACCAGGCGCAGATCGACGAGGTCGTGGACGCGATCAACGAGCGGTTCGGCGAGGGAACCGTGCGTCAGGCGAGGGCGTTCGACGCCGAGGACGAGGGGCCCGCGGGGTAGCGCCGGCGGCCGACGAGACGGTAGGGAGGGGTGACCTCCCCCGCTAGTCGCTCGCCTGGAGGGCCGATTCCTTCAAGACGCCGATGAACGGGAGATGACGGTATCGCTCCCGGTAGTCCAGGCCGTACCCCACGAGGAAGCGATCCGGGACCTCGAAACCGCGATACGCGATCGGCAGCTCCTCGAGGATACGCCGGCGCGGCCGGTCCAGCAGCGTGCAGATCTGCAGACTCGCCGGCGACCGTGCCTGCAGGAGGCGCAGCAGGTAGCCGGCGGTGAGGCCCGTGTCGATGATGTCCTCGACGAGCACGACGTGGCGGCCGGTGATCTCAACGTCGAGGTCCTTGATCAGCCGCACGACCCCGCTCTGGGCCGGCGCGCTCCCGTAGCTTGTGACCGCCATGAAGTCCACCTCGATCGGGATCTCGATGGCGCGGCTGAGGTCCGTGAGGAAGTAGACCGCGCCTTTCAGAACCGAGATCAGGAGGGGAGGGTGGGGGGCGTAGTCCCGGGAGATATCGCGAGCGAGTTCAACGACCCGGGCGGCGATCTGCTCCCTGGTGAAGAGGGTCTCTTCGATGTCCTGTGCGGTACCCGTCACCCCGCGGCGGCCGTGGAGCGGAGTCCGTACTTGAGCAGGAGCTGCCGGTAGTCCTTATTGTAGAAGATCTTCAGGTGAACATGGGGGTACAACTCGCGCAGCCGACGGATCTTGCGGTTCTTTTTGGTCACCAGGCTCTGCTTGAGCGTGGTCAGCTCAATGTAGAGGTCGTGGTCGGGAAGGTAGAAGTCCGGGTTGAAGCTCTCGATCACGCGGCCGCGGGCGTCCCAGGCGAGGGGGAAGCTTTGGGGTTCGTATCGCCAACGGATCCCGTAAAAATCGAGGATCTTCGCGAACTCCGCTTCGCTCGCGTGAGCGAAGCGCACGCCGTCAGCCGCGCTGCTCTTGGAGGACTTCACCGATACAGCCAGTTCCTCTCGCCTCGCCGCACTGAACCCACCGTCCGCGCCTAGTATAGCCGCGGACGCAGAAATAATCAAGAAACGGGACGGGATCCCCCTCGCTTCATCGCGGAAACGCAGGTGGGACGGGGCATCGCCGCGTGTGAGGGACGCGGTCGCCCGTCCCAAGGAAAGCATCGCCAGGGCGCCGAACGCATGCTACTATTACGGGAGGAGCTCGTGTGATGACAACCCCGAATGCGGGATCCCAGGTGGATCCGCAGGCCTCAGATCAGGAGCTTGAGCGTCTCCTCCAACAGCTCAAGAGCGCCGATGTCACGCTGCGCAGCGACGCGGCCCACGCGCTCGGGAAACTGGCGGATGAGCGTTCGGCGACTGCTCTCGCCGAGGCGCTACGCGATTCGGACGAGTACGTCCGGAAAAGCGCGGTGATGGCGTTGCGCCGGATTGGCGGCCCGAAGGCGATGGAGGCCATGCGCATCGCGCTCGCCGATCGATCCGAGCAGGTGTGCCTGCAGGCGGTCAAGGGGCTGGGGGAGCTTCGGGACGCCGGCGCCGTCGAGTTGCTGATCAAGGTGCTCGCCAGACGGGAGCGCTCGCTGGTCGCCGCGTCCACCGAGGCGCTGTCGCGCATCGGCCCCGAAGCGGTGCCGCACCTGATGGAGGCCTTCAAAGACCGCTACCTCCGCCGGCGGATCGGTCCGCAGATTTGGCGCATTTTGGCGGAGATGGGACCGCGAGTGATCGACCCCCTGATCGACGCGCTCGCCGACGACAACTACTACGTCCGGCTGACGGCGCTGACCATCTTGGGGAGGATCGGCGACAAGCGGGTCGCCGAGCCGATTCTTCGGGTGTTCCTGAGTGACCCCCGGCTGCAGGAGACCGTCGTGGGGACGATCGGCCGGCTGGAGGATCGCGGAGCCCTGGTGCTGCCCCCCGGCGACCGCGAGGTGGTGCTGCCCGTCGAGGTGGTCCAAGCCTTCGCCCAGGAAGATCGGGAGTCGGTCATCGCCGTGTTGACCACCGCGATGGAGAACCCCAGCGTGAAGGTTCGTCGGTTCTCGCTGCGGGTCTTGTATGGTCTCCTCGAGGACGCTACCTTTGAGCACCTTCTGCGGTACCTGGCGGACGACGATCCCGACGTCAAGCGGCTGGTCATTCGCCTCCTGAGCAAACTGCGAGACAAGCGCGTGATCGACCCATTGATCGACCTCCTCCTGAAGGACGGCGCGCAGGTCGAGGAGGCGATTTGGGAGGCGCTGAAGGTGCTGACCAACCTGCACGAATACGAAGAACTGCGAAAGCGCGTGGCCCACGAGAAGGCCGGTACGCGTCCTGTGGTCAAGACCTATAAGAAGAAGGACGTGTCCCCGGACTGGTGGCGCGATCAAGACTGAGATCGCCCCGGGCGGACGGACCGCGGCGTTGCCGCCCGGCCCTCCGTCCTCCACGGTCCGCATGAGCGCAACGCCCCCCCGCAGCGAGTACGTTGTCGCGGGCGCCACGATTCGGATCCTCGCCGGCGATATCACCACGCTCGCCTGCGACGCGATCGTGAACGCGGCGAACGACCGGCTGTGGATGGGCGGCGGTGTCGCCGGCGCAATCAAGCGGCGCGGGGGTGTGGAGATCGAGCAGGAGGCGGTCCGCCAGGGGCCCGTGTCCATCGGCGAGGCCGTGGCCTCCGGGGCGGGGCGGCTGCCGGCGCGTTACGTGATCCACGCGGTGACGATGGGCCAGGATCTCGTCACGAGCGGGCGGGGGATTCGTGCCGCAACCCGGAGCGCCCTTCGGTTGGCCGAACAGCTGAGTCTGCAGTCCGTGGCCCTGCCCGCGCTCGGCACCGGCGTGGGAGGGTTTCCGTTCGACCGGGCGGCGGCGGCGATGCTGGACGAGATCGTCGCGCATCTCTCGGCAGGCAGCCGGCTGCTGGAGGTGGTGCTCGTTCTGTACGATCCCCACGCGCATACCGCATTTGTCCAGACCTTGGATCGGCTGGCCCGCGGCGGCGGGACGACGCGGCCCGCCTGATGCGCGTGCTTCTGACCAACGACGACGGCCTCCACTCGCCGGGACTGCTCGCGCTCGCCCGGGCGATGCCCGCGGCGGCGGACACCTTCGTGGTCGCCCCCGAGCACGAACGCAGCGCGGCGAGCCACGCGATCACCCTCCACAAGCCCCTGCGCGCCGTGCGGACCGTGTTCGGCGAGACCGGGCTGGCGGCGTGGGCGACGAATGGGACCCCGGCGGACTGCGTCGTGTTGGCGGTGCTCGACCTGCTCGGCGCCCCCCCCGATGTCGTTGTCTCGGGGATCAATGCGGGCGCCAACCTGGGCATGGATCTCATCTACTCCGGGACGGTCTCGGGGGCCGTGGAGGCGACGCTGTTCGGGATCGCCGCCATCGCCGTCTCCGTCGCCTCGTTTAAGGAGATCCACTGGGAGCCGGCGGCGGCGTACGCCGCGCACCTGGCCCAAGAGGTCGCGCGGAGGGGGCTGCCCCGGGACACCTTTTTGAACGTCAACGTCCCCAACCTCCCCGCCGATCAGATCCGAGGCGTCGAGATCACCCGGCAGAGTTCGCGGCGATACGTGAGTCGGCTGGAGAAGCGAGCGGATCCACGCGGCCGCGACTACTACTGGCTGACCGGAACCGCGGAGGCGGGGACCAACGAGCCCGGGACCGACGCCTGGGCGGTGGCGGAAGGGCGGATTTCGGTGACCCCGCTGCGGTTGGACATGACCCACGAGGAAATGCGCCCGATGTTCCGGCCGTGGAATCTCAAGGGGCCATTTCCGTGATCCGCGGGCACCGCGACGGTTCCGCGAACGGCGTCGCCGCCCCGCCGCCGGTGCCGATGGTGGAATTTGTCGCGGTCAGCAAGGTGTACCCGACCGGGGTGAGGGCCCTCCACGACATCACGCTCAGCATCGGGGTCGAAGAGTTCGTGTTCATCGTCGGCCCGACCGGGACGGGGAAATCGACCCTCATGAAGATGATCTATCGGGAGGAACTGCCGTCGACCGGTCGGGTTGTCGTGGCCGGCCGCGACGTGACGCGAATGCCGGCCCGGCAGGTGCCGTTCCTCCGCCGCAGGGTCGGGGTCGTGTTCCAGGATTTCAAGCTCCTGCCTCGGAAGACCGCCTGGGAGAACGTGGCATTTGCGCTGGAGGTGACGGGAACCCCGTCCGCCGAGGTCGACGACCTGGTCGCCGAGGTGTTGGGGGTGGTGGGCCTCGCCGCGCGGGCGGGCGCGGTCCCCGGCGAGTTGTCGGCCGGCGAGCAGCAGCGGGTGAGCATCGCCCGCGCGCTCGTCCACCGGCCGCCGCTCCTGCTCGCCGACGAACCCACCGGCAACCTCGACCCGGACACTTCGTGGGAGATCGTCCAGCTCCTGTCCCGGATCCACCTGCGGGGAACCACGGTGATCGTCACCACCCATGACAAGACGATCGTCGACATCCTTCGGAAACGGGTGATCGCGCTCGACGGGGGCACGGTGGTGCGGGATCAGGCGCGGGGCCTGTATGCGGGCGACCGCTAAGCCCGGGGGCCCCCCGTCGCCGCCCGTTCGCCCGAGCCCCCGCGCGACGCGTCCCGCGCGGGGCGCTTCCTATTTCCTGCGGGAGGGGATGCAGGGATTTCGCCGGAACGGGCTGATGAGCCTTGCCGCGGCGATCATCACGATGGTCACCCTGGTGGCCCTGGGGATGGCGCTGGTGATCGCGAGTACGCTCGACCACATCGCCCGCAGCGTGGAGCGCCGGGTGGAGGTCGTGGTCTACCTGCACGACGGCCTGCATGCCCGCGCCGTGGACGACCTCCGCGCCAGACTCCTCGAGCTCCCCGGGGTGACGGGGGCGACGTACGTGTCCAAGTCGGAAGCGCTGGCGGAGTTCCAGCAGGCGTTCAAGGGGGCGGTGGACCTTCAGGGACTGCTCTCGCACAATCCGCTCCCCGCGTCCTTCGTGGCGGCGGTTGACCAGCCCGCCCGGCTCCAGGCGGTCGCTCGGGCCGCCTCCGCCTTCCCGCAGGTTGAGCGGGCCAGTTACGGCACCGAGGCGGTGGACCGGCTGCTGGGGGTGACCAGGGTGGTCCGGGTGGGGGGAGCGATCGTGGCCGGGCTGCTGGCGCTCGTGGCGATGATCATCATTGTGAGCACGGTTCGGTTGACGGTGTTCGCGCGGCGGACGGAGATCGAGGTGATGCGGCTCGTCGGTGCGACCGCCTGGTTCATTCGCTGGCCGCTGGTGGTCGAGGGAGCGTTGACGGGTGCGGTGGGAGCGTTCGCGGCGGTGCTGTTGGTCGCGGGCATGTACGCCTGGCTGGTGGTGGGCGCGGGGGCGTCGCTGCCGTTTCTCCCGCTCCCGTCGGCCGTGCAGGTTGCCCTTACCCTCACCTGGAAACTC
This genomic stretch from bacterium harbors:
- the ftsE gene encoding cell division ATP-binding protein FtsE, encoding MVEFVAVSKVYPTGVRALHDITLSIGVEEFVFIVGPTGTGKSTLMKMIYREELPSTGRVVVAGRDVTRMPARQVPFLRRRVGVVFQDFKLLPRKTAWENVAFALEVTGTPSAEVDDLVAEVLGVVGLAARAGAVPGELSAGEQQRVSIARALVHRPPLLLADEPTGNLDPDTSWEIVQLLSRIHLRGTTVIVTTHDKTIVDILRKRVIALDGGTVVRDQARGLYAGDR
- the surE gene encoding 5'/3'-nucleotidase SurE, translating into MRVLLTNDDGLHSPGLLALARAMPAAADTFVVAPEHERSAASHAITLHKPLRAVRTVFGETGLAAWATNGTPADCVVLAVLDLLGAPPDVVVSGINAGANLGMDLIYSGTVSGAVEATLFGIAAIAVSVASFKEIHWEPAAAYAAHLAQEVARRGLPRDTFLNVNVPNLPADQIRGVEITRQSSRRYVSRLEKRADPRGRDYYWLTGTAEAGTNEPGTDAWAVAEGRISVTPLRLDMTHEEMRPMFRPWNLKGPFP
- the ftsX gene encoding permease-like cell division protein FtsX; its protein translation is MRATAKPGGPPSPPVRPSPRATRPARGASYFLREGMQGFRRNGLMSLAAAIITMVTLVALGMALVIASTLDHIARSVERRVEVVVYLHDGLHARAVDDLRARLLELPGVTGATYVSKSEALAEFQQAFKGAVDLQGLLSHNPLPASFVAAVDQPARLQAVARAASAFPQVERASYGTEAVDRLLGVTRVVRVGGAIVAGLLALVAMIIIVSTVRLTVFARRTEIEVMRLVGATAWFIRWPLVVEGALTGAVGAFAAVLLVAGMYAWLVVGAGASLPFLPLPSAVQVALTLTWKLLLWGVFIGTGGSLLAVRRYLSL